Proteins encoded within one genomic window of Guyparkeria hydrothermalis:
- a CDS encoding SDR family NAD(P)-dependent oxidoreductase, producing MSRQTILITGVTRRVGAHLAEHLLDAGHRVIGTYRHETDALKTLTGKGLIAMPLDLLERDRLAGFADMVANWTDRLDLIVHNASIWHGDEDCAADPALATAMYTVHVTSPIELTEALQRSLPARTRDDGRADRQVVFLTDAHIDEGDPHHIHYIASKAAIESSIRSLALRYAPHTRVNAIAPGLLMFHPEDDADYRRQRLARRLLPFEPGPGVVAETIDYLMACPLINQAVIRLDTGRRWGN from the coding sequence ATGAGCCGGCAGACCATCCTGATCACCGGCGTCACCCGCCGGGTGGGCGCGCACCTCGCCGAGCACCTGCTGGATGCCGGCCATCGGGTGATCGGCACCTACCGACACGAGACCGATGCCCTCAAGACGCTGACCGGCAAGGGCCTGATCGCCATGCCGCTCGACCTGCTCGAACGTGACCGGCTGGCCGGTTTCGCCGACATGGTGGCCAACTGGACCGACCGGCTCGACCTGATCGTCCACAATGCCTCCATCTGGCACGGCGACGAAGACTGCGCCGCCGACCCGGCGCTGGCCACGGCCATGTACACGGTGCATGTCACCAGTCCGATCGAGCTGACCGAAGCGCTACAGCGCAGCCTGCCCGCACGCACCCGCGACGACGGCCGGGCCGATCGACAGGTGGTGTTCCTGACCGACGCGCACATCGACGAGGGCGACCCCCATCACATCCACTACATCGCCTCAAAGGCGGCAATCGAGAGCTCGATCCGCTCGCTGGCGCTGCGCTACGCCCCGCACACGCGGGTCAACGCGATCGCACCGGGGCTGCTGATGTTCCACCCGGAAGACGACGCCGACTATCGCCGCCAACGCCTCGCCCGCCGGCTGCTGCCGTTCGAACCGGGTCCGGGCGTGGTCGCGGAGACCATCGACTACCTGATGGCCTGCCCGCTGATCAATCAGGCGGTGATCCGCCTCGACACGGGGCGACGCTGGGGGAACTGA
- the folE gene encoding GTP cyclohydrolase I FolE: MAALHEDDFPEAVGADEKRVDNIAGAVKTILAELGEDTGREGLTDTPRRVAKALLYLTQGLDQRLENAIGNALFESDNDEMVVVRNIEFFSLCEHHMLPIIGHVDIGYLPQGKVLGLSKLARIVDLYARRLQIQENMTQQIAEAVESATDAAGVAVQVRAAHMCMAMRGVEKVESETVTSRMTGQFRESAATRNEFLQLIGRRG, from the coding sequence ATGGCAGCCTTGCACGAGGACGACTTTCCCGAAGCGGTCGGCGCGGACGAAAAGCGCGTCGACAACATCGCCGGCGCGGTCAAGACCATTCTTGCCGAACTGGGCGAGGACACCGGCCGCGAAGGCCTGACTGATACGCCCAGACGCGTGGCCAAGGCGCTGCTCTACCTCACCCAGGGGCTGGATCAGCGTCTGGAGAACGCGATCGGCAACGCCCTGTTCGAGTCGGACAACGACGAGATGGTGGTGGTGCGCAACATCGAGTTCTTCAGCCTGTGCGAGCACCACATGCTGCCAATCATCGGCCACGTCGACATCGGCTACCTGCCGCAGGGCAAGGTGCTGGGGCTGTCCAAGCTGGCGCGGATCGTCGACCTTTACGCCCGGCGCCTGCAGATTCAGGAAAACATGACCCAGCAGATCGCCGAGGCGGTCGAATCCGCCACGGACGCCGCGGGAGTGGCTGTCCAGGTGCGGGCGGCACACATGTGCATGGCGATGCGCGGCGTGGAGAAGGTCGAGTCGGAGACGGTCACTTCGCGCATGACCGGCCAGTTCCGCGAGAGCGCCGCCACGCGCAACGAGTTCCTGCAGCTGATCGGGCGCCGGGGCTGA
- a CDS encoding SPOR domain-containing protein, with product MSNRGRKKVNRPRSGDNRGAKWTLLIAVVLLVGLVVVLARLTAEKNSQPEAENTGQTDTRSVEKAPEKKAVSPESEFQFYTLLPEKGSQSAPNKPPAEDEEAPTPPDEKKLDSETGYLIQAGSFRAAKDADARKAALALLGMESRVAAVTVAGQRYHRVIVGPVPGDQVSAVRSQLEEAGIESAPPRRAPG from the coding sequence ATGAGCAACCGGGGTCGCAAGAAGGTCAATCGCCCGCGCTCGGGCGACAACCGCGGGGCCAAGTGGACGCTGCTGATCGCGGTCGTCTTGCTGGTCGGCCTCGTGGTGGTGCTTGCCCGGCTGACGGCCGAGAAGAACAGCCAGCCAGAGGCGGAAAACACGGGGCAGACGGACACGCGCAGTGTCGAGAAGGCACCGGAGAAGAAGGCGGTCTCGCCGGAGTCCGAGTTCCAGTTCTATACCCTCCTGCCCGAGAAGGGGAGCCAGTCCGCACCGAACAAGCCGCCTGCCGAGGACGAGGAGGCGCCCACGCCCCCGGACGAGAAGAAGCTCGACTCTGAGACCGGCTATCTGATCCAGGCCGGCTCGTTTCGCGCGGCGAAGGATGCCGATGCCCGCAAGGCAGCGCTGGCGCTGCTGGGGATGGAGAGTCGGGTGGCGGCCGTCACGGTCGCGGGTCAGCGCTACCATCGCGTGATCGTCGGACCGGTGCCGGGCGATCAGGTGTCGGCCGTGCGCAGCCAGCTCGAGGAAGCGGGCATCGAGAGTGCACCACCGCGTCGCGCCCCCGGCTGA
- the argS gene encoding arginine--tRNA ligase, with the protein MEQRLQAICQQFVDNGDLPAEVAVQPVLTVPKDSAHGDFASNLAMQLAKPMKQPPRAIAERIVEAFAGTEGVDRIEIAGPGFMNFFVEAGAAFALIDRILEEGERFGRSDAAAGERVQVEFVSANPTGPLHVGHGRGAAYGSVVANLLEAVGADVEREYYVNDAGRQMHILAVSVWLRYLEARGEAIEFPSNGYRSEGYILDIARALADEHGDRLVVASAKVFADLPEDAPNGDKERHIDALISRMRELLGEADYQTVFRAALDSILSDIREDLAEFGVTYDNWYSEQSLADRGLVERAIERLEAEGLLYERDGALWFRSTDFGDDKDRVVRRDNGQTTYFASDIAYHLDKFDRGFDEVIDIWGADHHGYVPRVKAAMTALGKPADRLTVSLVQFAILYRGGERVPMSTRSGSFVTLRELREEVGNDAARFFYVMRAANQHLDFDLDLAKSQSNENPLYYIQYAHARVASVLRQLPLRGFEHEPEAGREAYARLTESHEQALFKRLSQYPALVERAAKAHEPHQLVHYLRDLAQDFHSYYNAHAFLLGDDAPLRNARLNLVVATRQVLANGLTLLGVNAPDEM; encoded by the coding sequence ATCGAACAACGTCTCCAGGCCATCTGCCAGCAATTCGTCGATAACGGTGACCTGCCCGCCGAGGTGGCGGTTCAGCCCGTGCTGACCGTACCGAAGGACTCAGCCCACGGCGATTTCGCCAGCAACCTCGCGATGCAGTTGGCCAAGCCGATGAAGCAGCCGCCGCGGGCGATTGCCGAGCGCATCGTCGAGGCCTTCGCCGGAACGGAGGGCGTCGACCGGATCGAGATCGCCGGTCCCGGCTTCATGAACTTCTTCGTCGAAGCGGGCGCGGCCTTCGCCCTGATCGACCGCATCCTCGAGGAGGGTGAGCGCTTTGGTCGTTCGGATGCCGCCGCGGGCGAGCGGGTGCAGGTGGAGTTCGTCTCCGCCAACCCGACCGGCCCGCTGCACGTCGGCCACGGCCGCGGCGCGGCCTACGGTTCGGTGGTCGCCAACCTGCTCGAGGCCGTCGGTGCCGATGTCGAGCGCGAGTACTACGTCAACGATGCCGGCCGGCAGATGCACATCCTCGCGGTCAGCGTCTGGCTGCGTTATCTCGAGGCGCGTGGCGAGGCGATCGAGTTTCCCTCCAACGGTTATCGCTCCGAGGGCTACATCCTCGACATCGCCCGGGCGCTCGCCGACGAGCACGGCGACCGCCTCGTCGTGGCGTCGGCCAAGGTGTTTGCCGACCTGCCGGAAGATGCGCCCAATGGCGACAAGGAACGGCATATCGACGCGCTGATCAGCCGCATGCGCGAGCTGTTGGGCGAGGCCGACTACCAGACCGTCTTCCGTGCCGCGCTGGATTCGATCCTCTCGGACATCCGCGAGGATCTGGCCGAGTTCGGCGTGACCTACGACAACTGGTACTCGGAGCAGAGCCTGGCCGACCGCGGTCTGGTCGAGCGCGCCATCGAACGGCTCGAGGCCGAGGGTCTGCTCTACGAGCGCGACGGCGCGCTGTGGTTCCGCTCGACCGACTTCGGCGACGACAAGGACCGGGTGGTGCGCCGCGACAATGGCCAGACCACCTATTTCGCCTCGGACATCGCCTATCACCTCGACAAGTTCGATCGCGGCTTCGACGAGGTGATCGACATCTGGGGCGCGGATCACCACGGCTACGTCCCACGGGTGAAGGCGGCCATGACCGCCCTGGGCAAGCCGGCCGACCGGCTGACCGTCTCGCTGGTGCAGTTCGCGATCCTCTATCGCGGCGGCGAGCGGGTACCCATGTCGACCCGCTCGGGGAGCTTTGTCACCCTGCGCGAGCTGCGCGAGGAAGTGGGCAACGACGCGGCGAGGTTCTTCTACGTCATGCGCGCGGCCAACCAGCACCTCGACTTCGATCTCGATCTGGCCAAGAGCCAGAGCAACGAGAACCCGCTCTACTACATCCAGTATGCCCACGCGCGGGTCGCCTCGGTGCTGCGCCAGCTGCCGCTGCGCGGCTTCGAGCACGAGCCCGAGGCCGGCCGGGAAGCCTACGCCCGGCTGACCGAATCGCATGAGCAGGCCCTGTTCAAGCGCCTGTCGCAGTATCCGGCGCTGGTCGAGCGGGCCGCGAAGGCCCACGAACCGCACCAGTTGGTGCACTACCTGCGCGACCTGGCCCAGGACTTCCACAGTTACTACAACGCCCATGCCTTCCTGCTTGGCGACGACGCACCGCTGCGCAACGCGCGCCTGAATCTGGTCGTGGCCACGCGCCAGGTGTTGGCCAACGGGCTGACCTTGCTCGGTGTCAACGCGCCGGACGAGATGTGA